A part of Sinorhizobium chiapasense genomic DNA contains:
- a CDS encoding response regulator, protein MRRLMIADGSEAVRKVGKRILSGMGFLVLEAPSSLDALVRCEAELPNILIVDAALDGALDLIANIRHLPNGTSVRIYYCVVEADLKKMMAGKRAGADDFLLKPFDRKILTSVFASQSMAA, encoded by the coding sequence ATGCGGCGCTTGATGATTGCTGATGGCTCGGAGGCCGTTAGGAAAGTTGGAAAGCGCATCCTTTCGGGCATGGGATTCCTGGTGCTCGAGGCGCCAAGCAGCCTTGATGCATTGGTGCGCTGCGAAGCCGAGTTGCCGAACATTCTGATCGTCGATGCGGCGCTGGACGGCGCGCTCGATCTGATCGCCAATATCCGGCACCTGCCGAACGGCACGTCGGTGCGCATCTACTATTGCGTTGTCGAGGCGGACCTGAAGAAGATGATGGCAGGCAAGCGCGCCGGTGCCGACGACTTCCTGCTGAAGCCCTTCGACCGCAAGATTCTGACGAGCGTTTTCGCCAGCCAGTCGATGGCCGCCTGA
- the chpT gene encoding histidine phosphotransferase ChpT, with translation MAKNPNLTLTGPDLAALLCSRVCHDIISPVGAINNGLELLDEGGADADAMDLIRTSALNASVRLKFARLAFGASGSVGASIDTGEAEKAAKDFAAAEKKTEINWSGPRAIIAKNRVKLLLNLFLIAYGSIPRGGSIDVTLENPEFDATFTLVAKGRLMRVNPKLVELLSGNPEEAVDAHSIQPYYTVLLGEEAGMTIDVVSTGEEIVYTAKSEAA, from the coding sequence ATGGCAAAGAATCCGAACCTGACACTGACGGGACCCGATCTGGCCGCACTGCTCTGCAGCCGGGTTTGCCACGACATCATCTCGCCGGTCGGCGCCATCAACAACGGCCTCGAACTCTTGGACGAAGGGGGAGCAGATGCGGACGCGATGGACCTGATCCGTACCAGCGCGCTCAACGCCTCCGTCCGCCTGAAGTTCGCGCGTCTTGCCTTCGGTGCCTCCGGATCGGTTGGCGCGTCGATCGACACGGGCGAAGCCGAAAAGGCGGCGAAGGACTTCGCCGCAGCGGAAAAGAAGACCGAGATCAATTGGAGCGGCCCGCGCGCGATCATCGCCAAGAACCGAGTCAAGCTTCTCCTCAATCTCTTCCTGATCGCCTATGGCTCGATCCCGCGCGGCGGTTCGATCGATGTCACGCTCGAAAACCCCGAATTCGACGCGACCTTCACGCTTGTCGCCAAGGGGCGGCTGATGCGGGTCAACCCGAAGCTTGTGGAACTGCTTTCCGGCAACCCGGAAGAGGCTGTCGACGCGCATTCGATCCAGCCCTACTACACCGTCCTGTTGGGCGAGGAGGCCGGAATGACGATCGATGTCGTTTCGACCGGCGAGGAGATCGTGTACACGGCGAAGTCCGAGGCCGCCTAG
- a CDS encoding DUF1134 domain-containing protein, with product MQPFMKATTVVVRAILTMMLIAGAMSAAHAQSPNNSQYTMQEIVDAGHSFFGETSGGLAKVVERAFERYGLPNGYILGQEGSGAFIAGLTYGEGELYTKNVGKHTVFWQGPSLGLDWGGQGSRAMMLVYNLPSVPALYKRFGGVSGSAYVVAGVGMTVLTDEQVVVVPIRTGIGARLGLNVGYLKLTQQPTWNPF from the coding sequence ATGCAGCCGTTCATGAAGGCAACCACAGTGGTTGTCCGCGCTATCCTGACGATGATGCTGATAGCCGGCGCCATGTCTGCCGCCCACGCCCAGTCCCCGAACAACAGCCAGTACACGATGCAGGAAATCGTCGATGCCGGCCACAGCTTCTTCGGGGAGACCTCGGGCGGACTTGCCAAGGTCGTCGAGCGCGCCTTCGAGCGCTACGGCCTGCCGAATGGCTACATTCTCGGCCAGGAAGGCTCCGGCGCCTTCATCGCCGGTCTCACCTACGGCGAGGGCGAGCTCTATACGAAGAACGTAGGAAAGCACACGGTCTTCTGGCAGGGTCCCTCGCTCGGCCTCGATTGGGGCGGCCAAGGCAGCCGCGCCATGATGCTCGTCTACAACCTGCCCAGCGTTCCGGCACTTTACAAGCGCTTCGGCGGTGTTTCCGGCTCGGCTTACGTCGTCGCCGGCGTCGGCATGACCGTATTGACGGACGAGCAGGTTGTCGTCGTGCCGATCCGCACCGGCATCGGCGCAAGGCTCGGCCTTAACGTCGGCTACCTCAAGCTGACGCAGCAGCCGACGTGGAACCCCTTCTGA
- a CDS encoding coiled-coil domain-containing protein — protein MIEYALLFALGFLTAVVIGLMIAPAIQRRIVRFAEDRLKATMPLSPQEVRAQRDAARATYAAENAKAQQALRRERDKTVTLMLQNENTLREARRLAGENADLQAQLADMNVEAADMRSTVRQLEQRIEHMKSTFETSEKDNGAKSDTIRTLNGQMDKHAADIDNLRIDLAARETEIEHLKSRVAALHDERQALRGDLKAENARARELELRLSRDESRIRQLEAAVAREAATNAEREKALTRRAEEIEKLKARVRELNQEMREATKALHAAGLATPRKATAAGTVNSKGAEPPAKAMQEPDTTMLSEDLRNRATALSERLINTKSAAHDEALRQEIADIAAGMIALTAAGEGKASPIRGLLAGEETGRAPTRKSLASRAKDILPPE, from the coding sequence GTGATTGAATATGCGCTCCTCTTTGCCCTAGGCTTTCTGACGGCGGTTGTCATCGGCCTGATGATTGCCCCCGCCATTCAGAGGCGCATCGTGCGCTTTGCCGAGGATCGCCTCAAGGCGACCATGCCGCTCAGCCCGCAGGAAGTGCGCGCACAGAGGGATGCGGCCCGCGCCACTTATGCTGCCGAAAATGCCAAGGCCCAGCAAGCGCTCCGGCGCGAACGCGACAAGACCGTCACGCTGATGCTGCAAAACGAAAATACCCTCCGTGAGGCGCGCAGGCTTGCCGGAGAGAACGCCGATCTGCAGGCCCAATTGGCCGACATGAACGTGGAAGCCGCCGACATGCGTTCCACGGTCCGTCAACTCGAACAACGTATCGAGCACATGAAGTCTACGTTCGAGACCTCGGAAAAGGACAACGGTGCCAAGAGCGATACGATCCGCACGCTTAACGGCCAGATGGACAAACATGCGGCAGATATCGACAACCTCCGGATAGACCTCGCCGCACGCGAAACCGAGATCGAGCATCTGAAGAGCCGGGTTGCCGCGCTGCATGACGAGCGCCAGGCGCTGCGCGGCGATCTCAAGGCCGAGAATGCGCGCGCACGGGAGTTGGAATTGCGGCTCAGCCGCGACGAGAGCCGGATACGCCAGCTCGAAGCCGCGGTCGCGCGCGAGGCCGCCACCAATGCGGAGCGTGAAAAGGCACTGACGCGACGGGCGGAAGAGATCGAAAAATTAAAGGCGCGCGTGAGAGAGCTGAATCAGGAGATGCGCGAAGCGACGAAGGCCCTTCACGCGGCCGGCCTGGCCACTCCCAGAAAAGCCACCGCCGCGGGCACCGTGAACAGCAAGGGTGCCGAGCCACCTGCAAAGGCGATGCAAGAGCCTGACACGACCATGTTGTCTGAAGATCTGCGCAATCGCGCCACAGCGCTTTCGGAGCGCCTGATAAACACCAAGTCCGCCGCGCATGACGAGGCGCTGCGGCAGGAGATCGCCGATATCGCAGCGGGCATGATTGCGCTGACGGCAGCAGGCGAAGGCAAGGCGTCGCCGATCCGCGGCCTGCTCGCCGGCGAGGAGACAGGCCGCGCGCCAACCCGCAAGAGCCTCGCAAGCCGCGCCAAGGATATCCTGCCACCGGAGTGA
- a CDS encoding TrmH family RNA methyltransferase produces the protein MTLPSLIRIDDPSDARIAGFVAIKERDLTGRQGRFIAEGTVVLRMLAAAHRARRGIAAEAILLLESRVAGLTELLAEFPADIPVYVADGRVFDTIAGFNMHRGVLALGRRDASPDRDSLIASLPAESLVLAACGISNHDNMGSLFRNAAAFGVDAVLIDASSCDPMYRKAIRVSVGSVLTTPFAREGTGAALIEQLQAAGFAIWGLSPRGTVDISDIPPAPRTALLVGTEGEGLPEAILSAIHTARIRQRPGLDSLNVAMAAGIALHQVVLINARL, from the coding sequence ATGACGCTGCCCTCCCTCATCCGCATCGATGATCCGTCCGATGCCCGGATCGCCGGGTTCGTCGCGATCAAGGAGCGGGATCTCACGGGGCGGCAGGGTCGCTTCATCGCCGAGGGCACGGTCGTGCTCCGCATGCTGGCTGCCGCTCACCGCGCCCGCCGTGGCATCGCCGCCGAGGCGATCCTGTTGCTCGAGAGCCGCGTTGCCGGTTTGACCGAGCTGCTTGCGGAGTTTCCGGCCGATATTCCCGTCTACGTGGCGGATGGTCGGGTTTTCGACACGATCGCCGGCTTCAACATGCATCGCGGCGTGCTGGCGCTGGGGCGGCGTGATGCGTCGCCGGATCGGGATTCGCTGATCGCCAGCCTTCCGGCAGAGAGCCTCGTCCTCGCCGCCTGCGGGATTTCGAACCACGACAACATGGGCTCGTTGTTTCGCAACGCGGCCGCCTTCGGCGTCGATGCCGTCCTGATCGATGCATCGAGCTGCGATCCGATGTACCGCAAGGCGATCCGGGTGTCGGTCGGATCGGTGCTGACGACGCCGTTCGCACGGGAAGGGACGGGGGCTGCACTGATTGAACAACTTCAGGCCGCCGGTTTCGCGATCTGGGGGCTGTCGCCGCGCGGCACGGTCGACATCAGCGACATTCCGCCGGCGCCACGCACGGCGCTTCTCGTCGGCACCGAAGGCGAAGGGCTGCCGGAGGCTATCCTGTCTGCGATTCACACCGCGCGCATCCGCCAGCGGCCGGGCCTCGACAGCCTGAACGTCGCCATGGCTGCCGGCATAGCACTGCATCAGGTTGTACTGATCAACGCGCGGCTTTGA
- a CDS encoding RluA family pseudouridine synthase → MNDPFKQAAGNRKVLKANEDAAGRLDAFLTAALSGEFSRNRIKSLIEKGAVSINGKMITEPKRKVHPGDVFEIVLPEPEDPEPRGEAIPLDVLYEDDDLIVLVKPAGLVVHPGAGNWTGTLVNALIHHCGDSLSGIGGVRRPGIVHRLDKETSGVMVVAKNDAAHRHLSDQFADHGRTGPLERAYQAVVWGRPRQLKGTINASLGRAGDRTKRAVKHEESDDAREAITHYEVVERYHEKPDGTCLASTVTCHLETGRTHQIRVHMAHIGHPLIGDPEYGAAFRTKANLLPELAKAVVNRFHRQALHAFMLQFEHPTTGETMHFEAPMPADMETLVAALRAEG, encoded by the coding sequence ATGAACGATCCCTTTAAACAAGCGGCCGGCAATAGGAAAGTCCTGAAAGCCAACGAGGACGCGGCTGGAAGGCTGGATGCCTTTCTGACGGCCGCGCTATCGGGCGAGTTTTCCCGCAATCGCATCAAGAGCCTGATCGAGAAGGGCGCCGTCTCGATCAACGGCAAGATGATCACCGAGCCGAAGCGGAAAGTGCATCCCGGCGACGTGTTCGAGATTGTCTTGCCTGAGCCCGAGGATCCCGAACCGAGGGGCGAGGCGATCCCCCTCGACGTGCTCTATGAGGACGATGACCTGATCGTCCTTGTGAAACCGGCCGGCCTGGTCGTGCACCCCGGTGCCGGTAACTGGACAGGCACGCTCGTCAACGCGCTTATCCACCATTGCGGCGACAGCCTCTCCGGCATCGGCGGCGTCAGGCGGCCGGGTATCGTTCACCGGCTCGACAAGGAAACGAGCGGCGTCATGGTCGTGGCAAAGAACGATGCCGCCCACCGTCACCTTTCGGACCAGTTTGCCGACCACGGGCGCACCGGGCCACTCGAGCGCGCCTATCAGGCGGTGGTCTGGGGACGTCCCCGGCAATTGAAGGGGACGATCAACGCCTCGCTGGGACGGGCCGGGGACCGCACGAAGCGGGCCGTCAAGCACGAGGAGAGCGACGACGCGCGCGAAGCCATCACCCACTATGAGGTGGTCGAGCGTTACCATGAAAAACCGGATGGCACCTGCCTCGCCTCGACCGTGACCTGTCACCTCGAAACGGGACGCACTCACCAGATCCGCGTCCACATGGCCCATATAGGCCACCCGCTGATCGGCGACCCTGAATATGGTGCAGCCTTCCGGACCAAAGCCAATCTGCTGCCCGAGCTGGCGAAAGCCGTGGTCAACCGCTTTCACCGGCAGGCGCTTCACGCCTTCATGCTGCAATTCGAGCACCCGACGACTGGCGAGACGATGCATTTCGAGGCACCCATGCCCGCGGACATGGAGACTCTGGTTGCGGCCTTGCGGGCGGAAGGGTGA
- the rpoH gene encoding RNA polymerase sigma factor RpoH gives MARNTLPTITAGEGGLNRYLDEIRKFPMLEPQEEYMLAKRYQEHDDRNAAHKLVTSHLRLVAKIAMGYRGYGLPIGEVVSEGNVGLMQAVKKFEPDRGFRLATYAMWWIKAAIQEYILRSWSLVKMGTTANQKRLFFNLRRLKGRIQALDEGDLKPEQVKEIATTLKVSEDEVVSMNRRLSGDASLNAPIKASEGDSGQWQDWLVDDHDNQEEILIEQDELDNRRALLASAMKVLNDRERRIFEARRLSEEPVTLEDLSAEFDISRERVRQIEVRAFEKVQDAVRKAALERSSALRVVEGA, from the coding sequence ATGGCCCGCAATACTTTGCCGACCATTACCGCTGGAGAGGGCGGTCTCAACCGTTATCTCGACGAAATCCGCAAATTTCCGATGCTCGAGCCGCAGGAAGAGTACATGCTCGCCAAGCGGTATCAGGAGCATGACGACCGCAACGCCGCGCACAAGCTGGTGACGAGCCATCTTCGCCTCGTCGCCAAGATCGCGATGGGCTATCGCGGCTATGGCCTGCCGATCGGCGAAGTCGTGTCGGAAGGCAACGTCGGCCTGATGCAGGCCGTCAAGAAATTCGAGCCCGATCGCGGCTTCCGGCTCGCCACCTACGCGATGTGGTGGATCAAGGCAGCGATCCAGGAATACATCCTGCGCTCCTGGTCGCTCGTAAAAATGGGCACGACCGCCAACCAGAAACGGTTGTTCTTCAACCTGCGGCGGCTGAAAGGCCGCATTCAGGCGCTCGATGAGGGAGATCTCAAGCCCGAGCAGGTAAAGGAAATCGCGACGACCCTGAAGGTCAGCGAGGACGAGGTCGTTTCGATGAATCGCCGCCTTTCGGGCGATGCCTCGCTGAACGCGCCGATCAAGGCAAGCGAGGGCGATTCTGGGCAGTGGCAGGATTGGCTTGTCGATGACCACGACAACCAGGAAGAGATCCTGATCGAACAGGACGAACTCGACAATCGCCGGGCCTTGCTCGCCAGCGCGATGAAGGTACTGAACGATCGCGAGCGTCGCATTTTCGAGGCCCGGCGCTTGTCCGAGGAACCGGTAACGCTGGAGGATCTCTCCGCCGAGTTCGACATCAGCCGGGAACGTGTCCGGCAGATCGAAGTCCGCGCTTTCGAGAAGGTGCAGGATGCCGTCCGCAAGGCAGCGCTGGAGCGCTCGAGCGCCTTGCGTGTCGTTGAGGGCGCGTAA
- a CDS encoding adenylosuccinate synthase, translating to MTNVVVVGSQWGDEGKGKIVDWLSERADIVVRFQGGHNAGHTLVIDGVSYKLSLLPSGVVRPGKLAVIGNGVVIDPHALIAEIDKLANQGVKVTPDNLRIADNATLILSLHRELDGFREDAASNSGTKIGTTRRGIGPAYEDKVGRRAIRVMDLADLDTLPAKVDRLLTHHNALRRGLGEAEISHKAIMDELSSVAARVLPFMDTVWLLLDRHRRKGARILFEGAQGTLLDIDHGTYPFVTSSNTVAGQAAAGSGMGPGSLGYILGITKAYTTRVGEGPFPTELNDGIGQFLGERGHEFGTVTGRKRRCGWFDAALVRQSVAANGITGIALTKLDVLDGLDELKICVGYTLDGQEIDHLPASQAQQASVKPVYITLEGWKESTVGARSWADLPAQAIKYVRQVEELIGAPVALLSTSPERDDTILVTDPFED from the coding sequence ATGACGAATGTCGTGGTGGTCGGATCCCAGTGGGGCGACGAAGGCAAAGGCAAGATCGTGGACTGGCTCTCGGAGCGCGCGGACATCGTCGTGCGTTTCCAGGGCGGCCACAATGCCGGCCATACCCTCGTGATCGACGGCGTCAGCTATAAGCTGTCCCTGCTTCCCTCCGGCGTCGTTCGTCCCGGCAAGCTTGCCGTCATCGGCAATGGCGTCGTCATCGATCCCCATGCGCTGATTGCGGAAATCGACAAGCTCGCCAACCAGGGCGTGAAGGTCACGCCGGACAACCTGCGCATCGCCGACAATGCGACGCTCATTCTATCGCTGCACCGGGAGCTCGACGGATTCCGTGAGGACGCCGCCTCGAACAGCGGCACCAAGATCGGCACGACGCGCCGCGGCATCGGCCCGGCGTACGAGGACAAGGTGGGCCGCCGCGCCATCCGTGTCATGGATCTCGCCGATCTCGATACGCTGCCGGCCAAGGTCGATCGATTGCTGACGCATCACAACGCGCTTCGCCGCGGGCTGGGCGAAGCGGAGATCAGCCACAAGGCGATCATGGACGAGCTCTCCTCCGTCGCAGCGCGCGTGCTGCCGTTCATGGATACGGTCTGGCTGCTCCTCGACAGGCATCGCCGCAAGGGCGCGCGCATCCTCTTCGAGGGCGCGCAGGGCACGCTGCTCGACATCGACCACGGCACCTATCCCTTCGTCACCTCGTCCAACACGGTTGCGGGCCAGGCCGCCGCCGGTTCCGGCATGGGACCCGGGTCGCTCGGCTACATCCTCGGCATCACCAAGGCCTATACGACGCGCGTTGGTGAAGGACCGTTTCCGACCGAGCTCAACGACGGGATCGGCCAGTTCCTTGGCGAACGCGGTCATGAATTCGGGACCGTGACGGGGCGCAAGCGCCGCTGCGGCTGGTTCGACGCCGCGCTCGTGCGCCAGTCGGTTGCCGCCAACGGCATCACCGGCATTGCGCTGACCAAGCTTGACGTGCTTGATGGCCTCGATGAGTTGAAGATCTGCGTCGGCTATACTCTTGACGGGCAAGAGATCGACCACCTTCCGGCAAGTCAGGCGCAGCAAGCTTCGGTAAAGCCAGTCTACATTACGCTTGAAGGCTGGAAGGAATCGACGGTTGGCGCGCGCAGTTGGGCCGATCTTCCGGCACAAGCGATCAAGTATGTTCGCCAGGTCGAGGAACTGATTGGGGCGCCGGTTGCACTTCTTTCGACGAGCCCGGAGCGCGACGACACAATACTTGTGACGGATCCTTTTGAGGACTAG
- a CDS encoding DMT family transporter — MNARAYFYLAITSLFWGGNSVAGKMAVGHISPMMLTTLRWMVALAVILALMTPQIRRDWDKIREHWLQLLAYGAVGFTMFNAFLYSAVQYTSAINAVILQAGIPMLIFLFNFALFRTKASVAQIVGFTVTLIGVLITAAHGDLASLLQLQFNFGDALMILACIVYAAYTVALRWKPTMHWQSFIAAPAFGALLSAIPLLIWEFSNGSAIAPDASGWAIVIYAAIFPSLMSQVLYVRGVEMIGANRAGLFINAIPVFGTLLSVLLVGETFHPFHLVALLLVLGGIAIAERGRPKLPR, encoded by the coding sequence GTGAACGCCAGGGCCTATTTCTATCTCGCAATAACTTCGCTTTTTTGGGGCGGCAATTCAGTCGCGGGCAAGATGGCCGTCGGGCACATCAGCCCGATGATGCTGACGACGCTGCGCTGGATGGTCGCCCTCGCCGTCATCCTGGCATTGATGACGCCGCAGATCCGTCGCGACTGGGACAAGATCCGGGAGCACTGGCTGCAGCTGCTGGCCTATGGCGCGGTCGGCTTTACCATGTTCAATGCATTCCTCTACTCCGCGGTGCAATATACGAGCGCCATCAACGCCGTGATCCTGCAGGCCGGCATTCCGATGCTGATCTTTCTCTTCAATTTCGCGCTGTTTCGGACGAAAGCTTCCGTCGCGCAGATCGTCGGCTTCACCGTGACGCTGATCGGCGTCTTGATCACCGCCGCGCATGGCGATCTCGCCAGCCTCCTGCAGTTGCAGTTCAATTTCGGCGACGCACTGATGATCCTCGCCTGTATCGTCTATGCCGCCTATACCGTCGCGCTGCGCTGGAAACCGACCATGCACTGGCAGAGCTTCATCGCGGCGCCAGCCTTCGGGGCGCTCCTAAGCGCCATCCCGCTTCTCATCTGGGAATTCTCAAACGGCAGCGCGATCGCGCCCGATGCCAGCGGCTGGGCGATCGTCATCTATGCCGCGATTTTCCCGTCGCTGATGTCGCAGGTTCTGTACGTGCGCGGCGTGGAAATGATCGGCGCCAATCGCGCCGGGCTGTTCATCAACGCCATCCCGGTTTTCGGAACGCTACTTTCCGTGCTTCTTGTCGGCGAGACGTTTCATCCCTTTCACCTGGTGGCATTGCTGCTGGTGCTTGGCGGCATTGCGATCGCTGAACGCGGCCGCCCCAAGCTGCCGCGTTGA
- the serA gene encoding phosphoglycerate dehydrogenase — translation MAPRVLVSDELSETAVQIFRDRGVEVDFQPKLGKDKEKLAEIIGNYDGLAIRSATKVTEKLIGAATNLKVVGRAGIGVDNVDIPAASRRGIIVMNTPFGNSITTAEHAIALMFAVARQLPAADGSTQAGKWEKSKFMGVEITGKVLGVIGAGNIGSIVCARAIGLKMHVVAYDPFLSKERAEEMGVVKVELDELFARADFITLHVPLTDKTRNIIDAEAIAKMKPGVRIINCARGGLVVESALAEALKSGHVAGAGFDVFEVEPANESPLFGLPNVVCTPHLGASTTEAQENVALQIAEQMSDYLVNGAVSNAINMPSITAEEAPILKPFIRLADVLGAFVGQVTESAIKEIEILYDGSTAAMNTKALTSAVLAGLIRPQVADVNMVSAPVMIKEKGVILSEVKRDKSGVFDGYIKLTVTTANQTRSVAGTVFSDGKPRFIQIKGINLDADVGKHMVYLTNTDVPGMIGFIGTTLGDAGVNIANFQLGREKEGGDAIALLYVDGPVSETVLDKLRANAAIRQAKQLVFNID, via the coding sequence ATGGCACCTCGCGTTCTCGTATCCGATGAACTGTCGGAAACCGCCGTCCAGATCTTCCGCGACCGCGGTGTTGAAGTGGATTTCCAGCCAAAGCTCGGCAAGGACAAGGAAAAGCTCGCCGAGATCATCGGCAACTATGACGGTCTAGCCATCCGCTCCGCCACCAAGGTGACGGAAAAGCTGATCGGCGCCGCCACCAATCTCAAGGTCGTCGGCCGCGCCGGCATCGGCGTGGACAATGTCGACATCCCGGCTGCTTCGCGCCGCGGCATTATCGTGATGAACACGCCCTTTGGCAATTCGATCACCACGGCCGAGCATGCGATCGCGCTGATGTTTGCGGTCGCCCGGCAGCTTCCCGCAGCCGACGGTTCCACCCAGGCCGGCAAGTGGGAAAAATCGAAGTTCATGGGAGTCGAGATCACCGGCAAGGTTCTCGGCGTTATCGGTGCCGGCAATATCGGCTCCATCGTTTGCGCCCGCGCCATCGGCCTGAAGATGCACGTCGTCGCCTACGATCCTTTCCTGTCGAAGGAGCGCGCCGAGGAGATGGGCGTCGTCAAGGTCGAGCTCGACGAACTCTTTGCGCGGGCGGATTTCATCACCCTGCACGTGCCGCTGACCGACAAGACCCGCAACATCATCGACGCAGAAGCAATCGCCAAGATGAAGCCGGGCGTGCGCATCATCAACTGCGCGCGTGGCGGTCTTGTCGTTGAAAGTGCGCTTGCCGAGGCGTTGAAATCGGGTCATGTCGCCGGCGCCGGCTTCGATGTCTTCGAGGTGGAGCCCGCCAACGAAAGCCCGCTCTTCGGCCTGCCGAACGTCGTCTGCACGCCGCATCTCGGCGCTTCCACCACGGAAGCGCAGGAGAACGTGGCGCTGCAGATTGCCGAGCAGATGTCCGACTACCTGGTCAACGGCGCCGTCTCGAACGCCATAAACATGCCGTCGATCACGGCGGAGGAAGCGCCGATCCTGAAACCGTTCATCCGGCTCGCCGACGTTCTCGGCGCCTTCGTCGGCCAGGTCACGGAAAGCGCGATCAAGGAAATCGAAATCCTCTATGACGGCTCCACGGCGGCCATGAACACCAAGGCGCTGACGAGCGCGGTTCTGGCGGGTCTGATCCGCCCGCAGGTGGCGGACGTCAACATGGTTTCCGCACCGGTCATGATCAAGGAAAAGGGCGTGATCCTTTCCGAAGTGAAGCGCGATAAGTCCGGCGTCTTCGACGGTTATATCAAGCTGACGGTGACGACAGCGAACCAGACCCGTTCGGTCGCCGGTACGGTCTTCTCCGACGGCAAGCCGCGTTTCATCCAGATCAAGGGCATCAATCTCGACGCCGATGTCGGCAAGCACATGGTCTATCTGACCAACACCGACGTCCCCGGCATGATCGGCTTCATCGGCACGACGCTCGGTGACGCCGGCGTCAATATCGCCAACTTCCAGCTCGGCCGCGAGAAGGAAGGCGGCGATGCCATCGCGCTGCTTTACGTCGACGGTCCTGTTTCGGAGACGGTGCTCGACAAACTGCGCGCGAATGCGGCAATCCGCCAGGCGAAGCAACTGGTGTTCAATATCGATTGA